TCGTCGTAGATGAGAGTATGCAGGAAATCCTCCCGCTTCTCATCCGCAAACGCCCCCACTATCTTGTCGAGACTCCTGGAGATGGACGTGAGGTTAGTAACGAATTCCTCTGACTGGCTTATTATCTCCTGCATCTCGGGCGACGTGTAACCCCTGATCACGATCCCGTCGCGGGCCCTGCCTATGCTCTCTCCCTGGCCGGGAACGATCTCGACGAACTTCGCCCCCAGAAGTCCTTCGGTCTTGATCGTGGCGTGGGAGTCCTTCGAGATTCTGGAAAGCGCCCGCTTGTTGATTTCCATTATGACCTGAACCTTCCCGAGGGAAGAATCGTCCGAGAAACGGATGGTCGACACGGATCCCACTCCCACTCCCGAGAGTCGCACATAGGCACCCTCGAGCAACCCAGCCGAGTTGTTAAAGTAGGTCTTTACCTTGTACTCCCTCTCAAAGAGCTCTTCCTGGCCGCTTATCGTGAAAACTCCGTAAACGAATATAGCGATCGATGCGAGGACGAAAACCCCTACCTTGA
This region of Candidatus Dadabacteria bacterium genomic DNA includes:
- a CDS encoding MCE family protein, which gives rise to MEKQKSARLKVGVFVLASIAIFVYGVFTISGQEELFEREYKVKTYFNNSAGLLEGAYVRLSGVGVGSVSTIRFSDDSSLGKVQVIMEINKRALSRISKDSHATIKTEGLLGAKFVEIVPGQGESIGRARDGIVIRGYTSPEMQEIISQSEEFVTNLTSISRSLDKIVGAFADEKREDFLHTLIYDEQFAADMRSFSSNLAEISRMIREGEGSLGALIVDPSVHDALKGVLGEAERNRFVRSAVRYMIEEKEKRASGEH